In Sphaeramia orbicularis chromosome 10, fSphaOr1.1, whole genome shotgun sequence, the following proteins share a genomic window:
- the tmtops3a gene encoding teleost multiple tissue opsin 3a, whose translation MVVHIRNFTTDPSLSILGTTTSTLRDIPTPGGLSRTGHTVVAVCLGFILVAGTLTNLCAVLIFAKFRSLWTPINLILLNISLSDILVCIFGTPFSFAASVHGRWLIGEHGCKWYGFANSLFGIVSLVSLAILSYERYAAVMHLSQVDISDFRKARFCIGGSWLYSLIWTVPPFLGWSSYGPEGPGTTCSVQWHLQTATSVSYVLCLFVFCLLLPLLVMVYSYGRILVAIKRVGKINLLAAQRREQHILVMVLTMVSFYMLCWMPYGIMALVATFGRSGLVTPMVSVVPSVLAKFSTVVNPVLYVFFNNQFYRCFVAFMKCQGEPFSVPEEPPTPKTHLSITSPVQRQTSLSSSHPPIPSASKNTVINSCHNDRHTLIVHYTS comes from the exons ATGGTTGTCCACATACGTAACTTcaccacagacccctccctctccATCCTcggcaccaccacctccaccctgCGGGACATCCCGACCCCCGGCGGGCTGAGCCGGACCGGCCACACGGTGGTGGCCGTCTGCCTCGGGTTCATCTTAGTTGCCGGGACTCTCACCAACTTGTGCGCTGTCCTCATCTTCGCCAAGTTTCGCTCCCTGTGGACCCCCATCAACCTGATCCTGCTCAACATCAGCCTTAGTGACATCCTCGTCTGCATCTTCGGGACGCCCTTCAGCTTCGCCGCCAGTGTCCACGGCCGCTGGCTCATAGGAGAACACGGCTGCAAGTGGTACGGATTCGCCAACTCCCTGTTCG GGATCGTGTCCCTGGTCTCCTTGGCGATCCTCTCCTATGAGCGTTACGCTGCCGTCATGCATTTGTCCCAGGTTGACATCTCAGACTTCAGGAAGGCTCGTTTCTGTATTGGAGGTTCCTGGCTCTACTCCCTCATCTGGACCGTACCTCCATTCCTGGGCTGGAGCAGCTACGGACCCGAAGGACCCGGAACCACATGTTCGGTCCAATGGCACCTGCAAACGGCCACCAGCGTATCATACGTCCTGTGTCTTTTTGTCTTCTGTCTGCTGCTGCCTCTTCTAGTCATGGTCTATTCTTATGGTCGAATCCTGGTTGCGATCAAGAGG gtgggTAAGATCAACCTCCTGGCAGCTCAGCGCAGAGAGCAGCACATTTTAGTGATGGTTTTGACAATGGTGTCCTTCTACATGCTGTGCTGGATGCCCTATGGTATCATGGCCCTCGTTGCAACCTTTGGTCGCTCAGGACTCGTGACGCCCATGGTCAGTGTGGTGCCCTCGGTCCTGGCTAAATTCAGCACCGTCGTCAACCCCGTCCTCTACGTGTTCTTTAATAACCAG TTTTATCGATGCTTCGTGGCCTTCATGAAGTGTCAGGGTGAACCCTTCTCTGTTCCAGAAGAACCTCCAACTCCAAAGACTCATTTGTCCATCACCTCCCCAGTCCAAAGACAGACATCGCTCAGCTCTTCACATCCTCCAATCCCCAGCGCCTCCAAAAACACAGTTATTAACAGCTGCCACAATGACCGCCACACCCTCATTGTTCACTACACTTCATAA
- the cd40lg gene encoding CD40 ligand codes for MSRTPGLCSTMINTYQTSLAPPPVPPRLNRSHPVLIPAPVTSRSYSKSLIRFMVGVVMLHLVLSVVGFIFLYNKGRIMGNYQTEGPKGQTPGIVDFFPPEKLQTSNRIMARMMVKEPSSNLQSKSGYLKWDTKSSHLSNGVNYYLESWLTIMEPGDYYVYSRVTFSRSNSTTPLANRIKLRKSKSETEKQTKTIMQAFCHLDTSKVSDMCTAMQGDVISLKKGNQLSVWVDDLSLVDYEEGATTFGLYSL; via the exons ATGTCAAGGACGCCAGGCCTGTGCTCCACCATGATCAACACGTACCAGACCAGCCTGGCTCCTCCGCCGGTGCCTCCACGCCTCAACAGGTCTCACCCGGTCCTCATCCCAGCTCCTGTAACATCCCGGAGCTACAGCAAGTCTCTCATTCGCTTTATGGTTGGTGTAGTGATGCTGCATTTAGTGCTGTCTGTGGTTGGATTCATCTTCCTGTACAACAAGGGCAGAATAATG GGCAATTATCAAACTGAAGGCCCCAAAGGACAAACTCCAGGAATAG TTGATTTTTTTCCACCAGAAAAGCTGCAAACATCAAACAGAATCATGGCACGCATGATGGTTAAGGAACCTTCATCAAACCTGCAatctaaat CGGGTTATCTCAAGTGGGACACAAAATCCAGTCATTTAAGTAATGGAGTCAACTACTACCTGGAGAGCTGGTTGACTATTATGGAGCCGGGTGATTACTACGTCTACTCCAGGGTGACTTTCTCCAGGAGCAACTCAACGACACCACTGGCCAATAGGATAAAGTTAAGAAAGAGTAAGAGTGAGACtgagaaacaaactaaaactataaTGCAGGCCTTCTGCCACCTGGACACGTCAAAGGTGTCCGACATGTGCACGGCCATGCAGGGAGACGTGATCTCACTGAAGAAAGGGAACCAGCTCAGTGTTTGGGTAGACGACCTGTCACTGGTGGACTACGAGGAAGGAGCCACAACTTTTGGATTGTACAGTCTGTAG